One Tachyglossus aculeatus isolate mTacAcu1 chromosome 18, mTacAcu1.pri, whole genome shotgun sequence DNA segment encodes these proteins:
- the LY6K gene encoding lymphocyte antigen 6K: protein MILLAMRLLLMALMTATLAAAQPRPREQVTPGGPEAQLMCHICEVKNNYLCENPVPCEWNETYCLLVALRIDKYNVLVSKTCSLYCPFTKEIRREFSASSFEYAQCCSRNLCNMPSSGSGPLNHWGMLMLLGTLGLGFLTPRAGLGLGRGVVLWDSPHRG from the exons ATGATCCTGCTGGCCATGAGGCTCCTCCTGATGGCCCTGATGACCGCAACCCTGGCAGCAGCCCAGCCGAGGCCTAGAGAGCAGGTCACCCCAGGGGGACCAG AGGCCCAGCTGATGTGCCACATCTGCGAGGTGAAGAATAACTACCTGTGTGAGAACCCAGTGCCCTGCGAGTGGAATGAGACCTACTGCCTGCTGGTGGCCTTGC GGATCGACAAATACAACGTGCTCGTTTCCAAGACCTGCTCCTTGTACTGTCCCTTCACCAAAGAAATCAGAAGGGAATTCTCGGCGTCCTCCTTCGAGTATGCTCAGTGCTGCAGCCGCAACCTGTGCAACATGCCCAGTTCAGGCAGTGGTCCCCTGAATCACTGGGGGATGTTGATGTTGCTGGGGACCctcggcctcggtttcctcacccccagggccgggctggggctggggagaggggtggtgctGTGGGACTCCCCCCATAGAGGCTAA